A genomic region of Klebsiella sp. RIT-PI-d contains the following coding sequences:
- a CDS encoding fimbria/pilus outer membrane usher protein, which produces MLWSLVALYCHGAVNETLYLTATLNGQPIGGLVKAKNNNNVLYIAADDARRLNIKTSSLPEEKGYVELRSQPGLDVSVDNLSQSLTIVASTDWLGRKTRLNNSNGSHFLHSSQLSPSVKGVAVNYNVFTSHEDGIEDTSMFGEFRTLGLGPGIFSTSFNTREAARSAGDASGTRRLMSSWSYQNMDRLLTLSVGDSDTPAQTWSNSVRFGGIKIAHNYTTQPDFNTSSQDILTDTVTLPSKVDLYVQGIKTSSQNVQPGQFTLNTAPVFTGSGGAQVVITDINGQQRVVNLNLYGTRQLLSRGLNTWGLSAGWVRKDYTYKSFSYDSEFVGTGDWRDGITDKTTIEAHTEQSGYLHNQGVGWNYLLSPATGLLHANISTSHYDANRGARWGAGWQWNDRQYNVSLDHAQSGSGYRDISSMADNMLTREEDSAFASVSLANIGTIGVSIINQVYSDDSSRYLGLSWSKSFTRQINLSSSITHAMDNNNNTTVYINFSIPLNHQDYGSIEEKHDSTGNSIQASLVHSLKSNRSGWGWDLSAQQGKRDNAHASLQHRSHWSDLALGYNHEQHDNNAYASVAGAVGLFMGHVYATRELGSAFALVDTSGVANIPVLLEHRPVGKTDKNGMLFLNNLNPYQENRIDINVLGLAEDYRAPYTNDIVIPQTGRGGIAKFSLYRTHAVLLSVKTADGRNIPFSSLVNVFDAQGHAPPHGTQRTIAGYGGNIYLESPPAGGSLLIKWDSASCRVNMPAKFASSHAMENINALCQ; this is translated from the coding sequence AACGCTTTATTTAACGGCCACCCTCAACGGTCAGCCGATCGGCGGTTTGGTGAAAGCTAAAAATAATAATAACGTTCTCTATATTGCTGCGGATGACGCCCGCAGGCTAAATATTAAAACCAGTTCATTACCTGAAGAGAAGGGCTATGTCGAGTTGCGTTCGCAGCCGGGGCTGGACGTTAGCGTCGATAACCTGAGTCAGAGTCTGACGATAGTTGCCAGTACCGACTGGTTAGGCCGGAAAACGCGGCTCAATAACAGTAACGGATCGCATTTTCTCCACTCTTCGCAATTATCGCCGTCGGTTAAAGGCGTTGCTGTCAATTACAACGTTTTTACCAGCCATGAGGACGGGATTGAGGATACCTCAATGTTTGGTGAGTTTCGGACTCTCGGCCTCGGGCCAGGGATTTTCTCGACCTCTTTTAATACACGTGAAGCCGCGCGAAGCGCTGGTGATGCATCTGGTACTCGCCGTCTGATGAGCAGCTGGAGTTATCAAAATATGGATAGGCTTCTGACCTTATCCGTTGGTGACAGTGATACCCCGGCGCAAACGTGGAGCAATAGTGTGCGTTTCGGCGGAATAAAAATCGCTCATAATTACACCACTCAACCTGACTTTAACACCTCCTCGCAGGATATTCTGACGGACACGGTTACGCTGCCTTCGAAAGTCGACCTGTACGTTCAGGGGATTAAAACCTCTTCACAAAATGTGCAGCCAGGGCAATTTACGCTTAATACTGCGCCGGTATTTACAGGCAGCGGCGGGGCGCAGGTGGTCATAACCGATATTAACGGTCAGCAGCGTGTGGTTAATCTTAATCTGTATGGCACCAGACAGTTACTTTCCCGGGGCCTGAATACCTGGGGACTCAGCGCCGGGTGGGTCAGAAAAGACTATACCTACAAGTCATTTAGCTATGACAGTGAGTTTGTCGGCACGGGCGACTGGCGCGACGGTATAACAGATAAAACGACTATTGAAGCGCACACAGAACAGAGCGGCTATTTACATAATCAGGGGGTCGGCTGGAATTACCTTTTATCGCCCGCGACAGGGTTATTACATGCCAATATTTCCACGAGCCACTATGATGCTAACAGGGGCGCACGCTGGGGCGCGGGCTGGCAGTGGAACGATCGGCAATATAACGTTTCTCTTGACCATGCGCAGTCTGGTTCTGGTTATCGGGATATCTCGTCCATGGCCGACAACATGCTGACCCGCGAAGAGGATTCCGCATTTGCCAGTGTTTCACTGGCAAATATTGGCACGATAGGTGTTAGCATAATTAACCAGGTTTATTCAGATGATAGTTCGCGTTACCTCGGATTATCATGGTCGAAAAGTTTCACCCGGCAGATAAATCTCTCGAGCAGTATTACCCATGCTATGGACAATAATAATAATACGACGGTATACATTAACTTTAGTATCCCGCTCAATCATCAGGATTACGGATCTATCGAGGAAAAACACGATAGTACAGGCAATAGTATTCAGGCGAGCCTGGTACACTCCCTGAAATCAAACCGGTCCGGATGGGGCTGGGATCTTTCTGCCCAGCAGGGTAAACGCGATAATGCGCACGCCAGTCTTCAGCATCGCAGTCACTGGAGCGATCTGGCGCTGGGCTATAACCATGAACAACACGATAATAACGCCTATGCTTCTGTAGCGGGAGCGGTGGGCCTGTTTATGGGCCATGTTTATGCGACTCGCGAACTGGGCAGCGCATTTGCGTTGGTTGATACCTCGGGCGTTGCCAATATTCCGGTATTACTGGAGCATCGTCCGGTTGGAAAGACCGATAAAAATGGCATGTTGTTCCTTAATAACCTTAACCCATATCAGGAAAACCGAATTGATATTAATGTTCTGGGGCTGGCAGAAGATTATCGCGCACCCTACACCAATGATATTGTGATCCCGCAGACCGGGCGCGGCGGTATTGCGAAGTTTTCACTCTACCGCACCCACGCCGTATTATTGTCGGTGAAAACCGCAGACGGCAGGAATATTCCGTTTTCATCTCTGGTAAACGTCTTTGATGCTCAGGGGCACGCTCCGCCTCACGGTACTCAGCGGACCATTGCCGGTTACGGCGGTAATATTTATCTGGAGAGTCCTCCCGCCGGTGGTTCGCTGCTGATTAAATGGGACAGCGCATCATGCAGAGTAAATATGCCGGCGAAATTCGCTTCCTCTCACGCTATGGAGAATATCAACGCGCTATGTCAGTAA
- a CDS encoding spore coat U domain-containing protein, translated as MSVIRLTWLIFTAVVLVCRFCPDATAADCWNGSPAAFDFGPLTPGQKSVTSTKLAFTCNNYDTQTEYVRACLKVMANDPLVMTQNSPDSAPLYFSIYSLYDLHHPLSQNTDVYAQINLELAAGQNNIEHDIPLIGKINSGQTAMRAGAYNDYATMVQITYASAASAQSLPSCSGLSGTTLTDQISATATVKSGCSILNAEDMAFGNKSPAQNSQLQASAVATITVQCPTGTSYSVSLGSGLHPEGNKRMLCHADECVSYTLYQDAAHSVEWSDSHPLKNYSSDGQAQNMAVYGQVPPQQWPSSGVYTDTVVINVTY; from the coding sequence ATGTCAGTAATTCGCTTAACCTGGCTTATTTTCACCGCTGTTGTTCTGGTATGCCGCTTTTGCCCTGATGCAACAGCGGCCGATTGCTGGAACGGCAGCCCTGCTGCCTTTGATTTTGGTCCGCTGACGCCAGGGCAAAAAAGCGTCACCAGTACTAAACTGGCATTTACCTGTAATAATTATGATACCCAAACAGAATATGTCCGCGCCTGCCTGAAAGTGATGGCGAACGATCCGCTGGTCATGACACAAAATAGTCCCGACTCAGCGCCGCTCTATTTTTCGATTTATTCTCTTTACGATTTGCATCATCCACTGAGCCAGAATACTGATGTTTATGCGCAAATAAATCTCGAGCTTGCTGCCGGACAAAATAACATTGAGCATGATATTCCGCTCATCGGTAAAATTAATTCCGGGCAAACCGCAATGCGTGCTGGTGCGTATAATGATTATGCAACGATGGTACAAATAACCTATGCGTCAGCCGCCAGTGCGCAAAGTTTGCCATCGTGTAGCGGCTTATCCGGGACAACATTGACCGATCAAATTAGCGCAACAGCAACGGTTAAAAGCGGCTGTTCAATTCTTAACGCTGAGGATATGGCGTTTGGTAATAAAAGCCCGGCACAAAATTCACAGTTGCAGGCGTCGGCGGTCGCAACGATCACCGTCCAGTGTCCAACCGGCACATCCTATTCTGTTAGCCTGGGTTCCGGGCTTCATCCTGAAGGCAACAAGCGCATGCTTTGTCATGCGGATGAATGTGTCAGTTACACTCTGTATCAGGATGCCGCGCATTCAGTTGAATGGTCAGACAGCCATCCGCTAAAAAACTATTCCAGTGACGGCCAGGCGCAAAATATGGCGGTGTATGGACAAGTCCCGCCTCAGCAATGGCCATCATCGGGCGTTTATACCGATACGGTTGTTATCAATGTCACCTATTAG
- a CDS encoding RluA family pseudouridine synthase, whose protein sequence is MSTIIDDFIAPPCHDEIAILYQDEHLVLINKPTGLLSLSGKNPQNLDSVHHRLVQQFPGCTLVHRLDFGTSGLMVVARNKVINAALCQQFSQRTVTKKYSALLCGHLTDDEGVIDAAIAKDPAQFPRMIICSRNGKPARSGYRVIAREYTTLANGTALPVTRVDLMPETGRTHQLRLHCRHLGYPILGCDLYGGRLRPGTEATPRLMLHASELNFIHPVSQERMNMCNPTPF, encoded by the coding sequence ATGTCGACGATTATTGATGATTTTATTGCTCCCCCATGCCATGACGAGATAGCGATCCTTTATCAGGATGAGCATCTGGTACTGATCAATAAGCCCACCGGCTTGCTCAGCCTTTCAGGCAAAAATCCACAAAATCTCGATTCGGTGCATCACCGGCTGGTACAGCAATTCCCCGGCTGCACGCTGGTCCACCGGCTTGATTTCGGCACTTCCGGGTTAATGGTGGTGGCGCGTAATAAGGTCATTAATGCGGCGCTTTGCCAGCAGTTCAGTCAGCGTACGGTCACGAAGAAGTATAGCGCCCTGCTCTGCGGGCATCTTACGGATGATGAGGGGGTGATAGATGCGGCCATTGCGAAAGATCCGGCGCAATTTCCGCGAATGATCATTTGTTCCCGTAACGGCAAGCCTGCTCGCTCGGGCTATCGGGTGATCGCACGTGAATACACTACGCTGGCAAACGGCACCGCCTTACCGGTCACGCGAGTCGATCTTATGCCGGAAACCGGGCGTACACATCAACTGCGTCTTCACTGCCGACATCTGGGCTACCCTATTCTGGGCTGCGATCTGTATGGTGGCCGCCTGCGTCCTGGCACCGAAGCAACGCCACGCCTGATGCTGCACGCCAGTGAACTGAATTTTATTCATCCGGTCAGTCAGGAGAGAATGAATATGTGCAACCCGACGCCGTTCTGA